A single region of the Austwickia chelonae genome encodes:
- the metG gene encoding methionine--tRNA ligase gives MTKVLSAVAWPYANGPRHIGHVAGFGVPSDVFSRYMRMSGHDVLMVSGTDEHGTPILVAADQAGVTPRELADTNNRIIVEDLVNLGLSYDLFTRTTTRNHYAVVQDLFRQVHANGYMMEKTTFGAVSPSTGRTLPDRYIEGTCPICGATDARGDQCDACGNQLDPTDLIDPKSRINGETPQFVESQHFFLDLPALAEALARWLDDREENGTWRPNVIRFSKGLLEGMRPRAMTRDIDWGIPIPLDGWREQSGKRLYVWFDAVVGYLSASIEWARRIGEPERWREWWGDPEAVSYYFQGKDNITFHSQIWPAELLGYMGKGEHGGESGHYGRLNLPTEVVASEFMTMEGKQFSSSRGVVIYVRDMLSRYQPDALRYFICAAGPESSDSDFTWSEFVIRTNSELVAGWGNLVNRTANMIAKNFGEIPACGPLEAGDEDVLAAVRGGFATVGAFIEKHRQRAAIAEAMRLVGEVNAYISRTEPFKLKGEDQRERLGTILHVLAQCVCDLNIMLSPFLPHSSNAVHQVMGGDGTMTPMPRIEMVEDFADEVEGIGEELHTYPIITGEYSHFPAWASTPVVAGTPIAKPSPVFTKLDPSVVDEEVARLRVDDGGSPA, from the coding sequence ATGACCAAGGTGCTCTCCGCTGTCGCGTGGCCGTACGCTAACGGCCCCCGCCACATCGGGCATGTCGCAGGTTTCGGCGTGCCCTCCGACGTCTTCAGCCGTTACATGCGAATGTCCGGGCATGACGTCCTGATGGTGAGTGGTACCGATGAGCACGGAACCCCGATCCTGGTGGCGGCCGATCAGGCCGGAGTCACCCCTCGTGAGCTCGCCGACACCAACAACCGGATCATCGTCGAAGACCTGGTGAACTTGGGTCTGTCCTACGACCTGTTCACCCGGACCACCACCCGCAACCACTACGCCGTCGTCCAAGATCTGTTCCGTCAGGTCCACGCGAACGGTTACATGATGGAGAAGACCACCTTCGGCGCGGTCAGCCCGTCGACCGGACGTACCCTGCCCGACCGGTACATCGAGGGAACCTGCCCGATCTGCGGCGCCACCGACGCCCGTGGCGACCAGTGCGACGCCTGCGGCAATCAGCTCGATCCCACCGATCTCATCGACCCCAAGAGCCGGATCAACGGAGAGACTCCTCAGTTCGTCGAGTCCCAGCATTTCTTCCTCGACCTTCCTGCGCTCGCAGAAGCACTCGCCCGGTGGCTGGACGATCGCGAGGAGAACGGCACCTGGCGACCCAATGTCATCCGGTTCAGCAAAGGCCTCCTGGAGGGGATGCGCCCCCGTGCGATGACCCGGGACATCGACTGGGGCATCCCGATTCCGTTGGACGGTTGGCGGGAACAAAGCGGGAAACGTCTCTACGTCTGGTTCGACGCCGTCGTCGGCTACTTGTCGGCGTCCATCGAATGGGCTCGCCGGATCGGGGAACCGGAGCGGTGGCGTGAATGGTGGGGTGACCCGGAAGCGGTCAGCTATTACTTCCAGGGCAAGGACAACATCACCTTCCACTCCCAGATCTGGCCGGCGGAGCTGCTGGGCTACATGGGTAAGGGTGAACACGGTGGCGAGTCGGGTCACTACGGTCGGTTGAACTTGCCGACCGAGGTCGTGGCGAGTGAGTTCATGACGATGGAGGGCAAACAGTTCTCCAGTTCGCGCGGCGTCGTGATCTATGTGCGTGACATGCTGTCGCGCTATCAGCCTGATGCCTTGAGGTACTTCATCTGTGCGGCGGGCCCGGAGTCCAGCGATTCCGACTTCACCTGGTCGGAGTTCGTGATCCGGACGAACTCCGAACTCGTCGCGGGCTGGGGAAACCTGGTGAACCGTACGGCGAACATGATCGCCAAGAACTTCGGGGAGATTCCAGCGTGTGGTCCGCTGGAAGCCGGTGACGAGGACGTTCTCGCGGCGGTGCGGGGAGGCTTCGCCACGGTCGGTGCATTCATCGAGAAGCACCGTCAGCGCGCCGCCATCGCCGAAGCGATGCGTCTCGTCGGTGAGGTCAACGCCTATATCTCCCGGACCGAACCCTTCAAGTTGAAGGGCGAGGATCAGCGTGAGCGGCTCGGCACGATCCTCCATGTGCTGGCTCAGTGCGTCTGCGATCTCAACATCATGCTGAGCCCCTTCCTGCCCCATTCCTCCAATGCGGTCCATCAGGTCATGGGTGGTGACGGAACGATGACACCGATGCCTCGGATCGAGATGGTCGAGGACTTCGCCGACGAGGTCGAGGGCATCGGGGAGGAATTGCACACGTATCCGATCATCACCGGTGAGTACAGCCACTTCCCGGCGTGGGCCTCGACTCCGGTGGTAGCCGGTACTCCCATCGCGAAGCCGTCCCCGGTGTTCACGAAGCTCGACCCGAGCGTGGTGGACGAAGAGGTGGCTCGGCTGCGGGTCGACGACGGGGGAAGCCCGGCGTGA
- a CDS encoding succinate dehydrogenase/fumarate reductase iron-sulfur subunit — translation MKITLKIWRQAGPKAQGKLSTYQVDNVSPDMSFLEMLDVLNEDLNDRGEEPVAFDSDCREGICGTCGVVINGRPHGKKGVTTCQLHMRNFNDGDEIIVEPWRAAAFPVLHDLVVDRTALDRIIGAGGFISANTGAAPDAHAAPVEKKKADKAFEAAACIGCGACVAACPNAAGMLFMGAKVTHLGLLPQGQPERWTRVKAMVQRHDGEGFGGCTNVGACADACPKEIPMDVISFLNNDVRNVFLH, via the coding sequence GTGAAAATCACTCTGAAGATCTGGCGTCAGGCCGGACCGAAGGCCCAGGGCAAGCTGTCGACCTACCAGGTGGACAATGTCTCACCCGACATGTCCTTCCTCGAGATGCTCGATGTGCTCAACGAGGACCTGAACGACCGCGGCGAAGAGCCGGTGGCTTTCGACAGCGACTGTCGTGAAGGCATCTGCGGTACCTGCGGTGTGGTCATCAACGGCCGTCCGCACGGTAAGAAGGGCGTCACCACCTGCCAGTTGCACATGCGTAATTTCAACGACGGCGATGAGATCATCGTCGAGCCGTGGCGGGCGGCGGCCTTCCCCGTCCTGCACGACCTGGTGGTCGACCGCACGGCGCTGGACCGCATCATCGGAGCCGGGGGCTTCATTTCCGCCAACACCGGTGCAGCTCCGGATGCCCACGCAGCCCCGGTGGAGAAGAAGAAGGCGGACAAGGCCTTCGAAGCAGCGGCCTGCATCGGCTGCGGTGCCTGCGTGGCAGCCTGCCCCAATGCGGCCGGGATGCTCTTCATGGGCGCGAAGGTCACCCATCTCGGGCTGCTCCCGCAAGGACAGCCGGAGCGATGGACCCGGGTCAAGGCCATGGTTCAACGGCATGACGGTGAGGGCTTCGGCGGGTGCACCAACGTCGGCGCGTGTGCCGACGCCTGCCCGAAGGAGATCCCGATGGACGTCATCTCCTTCTTGAACAACGACGTCCGGAATGTCTTCCTGCACTGA
- a CDS encoding SIMPL domain-containing protein — protein MPSVCFNWSTGCPGSHVEGDERGCMDITVVGHKRTSLPPERATLHLTVSFESGDRTESLNRATASVHEVSACIHDLEGNGVSPVTWHAVLPITTRSWRPYSDARALLPMRYAATAVVKVKFRDFQVLTRFAHQVGTIAGVTLHDVEWSLTEINRRQVTGWVLGQAVDEARERALVVARAAGAADVKAVEIADQGLLSGVSSTAGESFQGGESRDAALALTTGGENGIDIMPEDVSVEATVHARFTTL, from the coding sequence ATGCCTAGCGTGTGTTTCAACTGGTCGACGGGCTGTCCGGGCAGCCACGTCGAAGGGGACGAACGGGGTTGTATGGACATCACGGTGGTGGGGCACAAGCGCACTTCTCTTCCGCCGGAACGCGCCACCCTGCATCTCACGGTGAGTTTCGAATCCGGCGACCGTACCGAGTCGTTGAACCGGGCCACGGCCTCTGTGCACGAGGTGTCAGCGTGCATCCACGACCTCGAGGGGAACGGGGTCTCGCCGGTGACCTGGCACGCGGTTCTCCCGATCACCACCCGATCGTGGCGCCCTTATTCCGACGCCCGGGCGCTTCTGCCGATGCGTTATGCGGCCACTGCCGTGGTCAAGGTCAAGTTCCGGGATTTCCAGGTGCTCACGAGGTTCGCCCACCAGGTGGGGACAATCGCGGGGGTCACCTTGCACGACGTCGAATGGAGCCTCACCGAGATCAACCGGCGTCAGGTGACGGGGTGGGTGCTGGGGCAGGCCGTCGATGAGGCTCGGGAGCGCGCACTGGTGGTGGCCAGAGCCGCCGGTGCGGCCGATGTCAAAGCCGTCGAGATCGCCGATCAGGGTCTGCTCTCCGGGGTGAGCTCGACGGCCGGAGAATCCTTCCAAGGCGGTGAATCCCGGGATGCCGCACTGGCGTTGACCACCGGCGGGGAGAATGGCATTGACATCATGCCTGAGGACGTCTCGGTGGAGGCCACCGTCCACGCTCGGTTCACCACCCTCTGA
- a CDS encoding TatD family hydrolase, which produces MTAQVGGGSAQVDPLPLPVVDGHCHLDMSRAGEDAPDVADLLRSAAAVGVDRVVHIACDLEAARAAVALADAYPAVLAGVALHPNEVPVLAESGQLADALAEIESLAAHPRVRAVGETGLDYFRTPPEGRGVQREAFAAHIAMAKRLGLPMQIHDRDAHEDVLAVLAREGAPEGTVLHCFSGDLAMARECVDRGYYLSFSGTATFKNARGLRDALSVVPLGQLLVETDAPYLAPVPFRGRTNAPALVPLTVRVMAGVLGVDVPTLCGALSENAERLYGPW; this is translated from the coding sequence GTGACCGCTCAGGTAGGGGGCGGGTCGGCGCAGGTCGACCCGCTCCCTCTGCCAGTGGTCGACGGCCACTGCCACTTGGACATGTCCCGGGCGGGGGAGGACGCCCCGGACGTGGCGGATCTGCTGCGTTCTGCTGCTGCCGTGGGGGTCGACCGGGTGGTGCACATCGCCTGTGATCTGGAGGCGGCAAGGGCGGCGGTTGCGCTGGCCGATGCTTATCCTGCTGTCCTGGCAGGGGTGGCACTGCATCCCAACGAGGTGCCGGTGTTGGCCGAGTCCGGGCAGTTGGCGGATGCCCTGGCTGAGATCGAGTCCTTGGCTGCGCATCCGCGGGTGCGTGCGGTGGGGGAGACCGGCCTGGATTATTTCCGGACGCCTCCGGAGGGTCGAGGGGTGCAACGGGAGGCCTTCGCCGCGCACATCGCGATGGCGAAGCGTCTGGGGCTGCCGATGCAGATCCACGACCGGGACGCCCATGAGGACGTCCTGGCGGTGCTTGCACGGGAGGGTGCGCCGGAGGGGACGGTGCTGCATTGTTTCTCCGGTGATCTGGCGATGGCTCGTGAATGCGTGGACCGGGGCTATTACCTGTCCTTCTCGGGGACAGCGACCTTCAAGAATGCTCGTGGTCTGCGTGATGCCTTGTCGGTGGTGCCGCTGGGGCAGCTTCTCGTGGAGACGGACGCGCCCTATCTGGCGCCGGTGCCCTTCCGTGGGCGGACGAATGCTCCGGCTCTGGTGCCTTTGACGGTGCGGGTGATGGCCGGGGTTCTCGGGGTGGATGTCCCGACGTTGTGCGGAGCATTGTCGGAGAATGCGGAGCGTCTTTACGGTCCGTGGTGA
- a CDS encoding fumarate reductase/succinate dehydrogenase flavoprotein subunit produces MTELINGLYRAGEPVKDTKCPSGPIEQRWTKRKFDAKLVNPANRRKLTVIMVGTGLAGGAAAATLGEAGYNVKAFCYQDSPRRAHSIAAQGGINAAKNYKEDGDSTYRLFYDTVKGGDYRARENNVYRLAEVSANIIDQCVAQGVPFAREYGGLLDNRSFGGVQVSRTFYARGQTGQQLLIGAYQALERQVKGPDNPAGTVEMFSRHEMVELIVVDGRARGIIARDMVTGEIETHLADAVVLATGGYGNVFFLSTNAMGCNTTAIWRAHRKGAYFGNPCFTQIHPTCIPVHGDQQSKLTLMSESLRNDGRIWVPKRAEDCDKDPRQIPEEDRDYYLERIYPAFGNLVPRDIASRQAKNMCDEGRGVGPEILERDIDGNERRVRRGVYLDFADAIGRLGRDKVSASYGNLFDMYEEITGENPYETPMRIYPAVHYTMGGLWVDYDLQSSVPGLFVTGEANFSDHGANRLGASALMQGLSDGYFVLPNTIRDYLASGPYSPLDLSHPAVVEASENVKARVNHFLSSNGTRSVDSYHKELGAIMWEYCGMERTEAGLKIAIEKIRELRKEFWSNLRVLGKADEMNQSLEKAGRVADFLELGELMCIDALHRRESCGGHFRGESQTEDGEALRHDDEFCYVAAWEWGGENEAPVLHKEDLVYEFIELKQRSYK; encoded by the coding sequence ATGACTGAACTGATCAACGGCCTCTACCGCGCAGGTGAGCCGGTCAAAGACACGAAGTGCCCCAGCGGGCCGATCGAACAGCGTTGGACGAAGCGCAAGTTCGACGCCAAGCTGGTCAACCCCGCCAACCGTCGTAAGCTCACCGTCATCATGGTCGGTACCGGGCTGGCCGGTGGCGCCGCCGCCGCGACGCTCGGCGAAGCGGGCTACAACGTCAAGGCGTTCTGCTACCAGGACAGCCCGCGTCGCGCCCACTCGATCGCCGCCCAGGGCGGCATCAACGCCGCCAAGAACTACAAGGAGGACGGCGACTCGACGTACCGTCTCTTCTACGACACGGTCAAGGGTGGCGACTACCGCGCCCGTGAGAACAACGTCTACCGCCTCGCCGAGGTCAGCGCGAACATCATCGACCAGTGCGTCGCCCAGGGTGTTCCCTTCGCCCGCGAGTACGGCGGCCTGCTCGACAACCGATCCTTCGGTGGCGTCCAGGTCTCCCGGACCTTCTACGCCCGTGGCCAGACCGGCCAGCAGCTGCTGATCGGCGCCTACCAGGCCCTGGAGCGTCAGGTGAAGGGGCCGGACAACCCGGCCGGAACGGTCGAGATGTTCTCCCGGCACGAGATGGTCGAACTGATCGTCGTCGACGGACGGGCACGAGGCATCATCGCCCGCGACATGGTCACCGGTGAGATCGAGACCCACCTGGCCGACGCGGTCGTCCTCGCCACCGGCGGCTACGGCAACGTCTTCTTCCTGTCGACCAATGCGATGGGCTGCAACACCACCGCGATCTGGCGGGCCCACCGCAAGGGCGCCTACTTCGGCAACCCGTGCTTCACGCAGATCCACCCGACCTGCATCCCGGTCCATGGCGACCAGCAGTCCAAGCTGACGCTGATGTCGGAGTCCCTGCGTAACGACGGACGCATCTGGGTGCCCAAGCGTGCCGAAGACTGCGACAAGGACCCCCGACAGATCCCCGAAGAGGACCGCGACTACTACCTGGAGCGCATCTACCCGGCCTTCGGTAACCTCGTCCCCCGTGACATCGCCTCCCGCCAGGCGAAGAACATGTGCGACGAAGGACGTGGAGTCGGCCCCGAGATCCTCGAACGGGACATCGACGGCAACGAGCGCCGCGTCCGTCGAGGGGTCTACCTCGACTTCGCCGACGCCATCGGGCGCCTGGGCCGGGACAAGGTCTCGGCCTCCTACGGCAACCTCTTCGACATGTACGAGGAGATCACCGGGGAGAACCCCTACGAGACGCCGATGCGGATCTACCCGGCCGTGCACTACACGATGGGTGGCCTCTGGGTCGACTACGACCTGCAGTCCTCCGTCCCCGGGCTGTTCGTGACCGGTGAAGCGAACTTCTCCGACCACGGGGCGAACCGACTGGGTGCCTCCGCGCTCATGCAGGGGCTCTCCGACGGTTACTTCGTCCTGCCGAACACGATCCGTGACTACCTCGCCAGCGGCCCCTACTCGCCGCTGGACCTGAGCCACCCAGCTGTGGTCGAAGCCTCGGAGAACGTCAAGGCGCGCGTCAACCACTTCCTGTCCAGCAATGGCACCCGCTCCGTCGACAGCTACCACAAGGAACTCGGCGCGATCATGTGGGAATACTGCGGCATGGAGCGCACCGAAGCAGGTCTGAAGATCGCGATCGAGAAGATCCGTGAGCTGCGCAAGGAGTTCTGGTCCAACCTGCGGGTCCTCGGCAAGGCCGATGAGATGAACCAGAGCTTGGAGAAAGCCGGACGAGTGGCCGACTTCCTCGAACTGGGCGAGCTGATGTGTATCGACGCACTGCACCGTCGTGAGTCCTGCGGCGGTCACTTCCGCGGGGAGAGCCAGACGGAGGACGGCGAAGCGCTCCGTCACGACGACGAGTTCTGCTACGTCGCCGCCTGGGAATGGGGCGGGGAGAACGAAGCCCCGGTCCTGCACAAGGAAGACCTCGTGTACGAGTTCATCGAGTTGAAGCAGCGGAGCTACAAGTGA
- the iolG gene encoding inositol 2-dehydrogenase: MLNIAVIGAGRIGTVHAAAVAAHPGTRLAWIADPFGDGAARLAAQYGAKSTLAVDEVLHAPDVDAVIIGSPTPLHVDHILAATAAGKKVMCEKPVDLDLARVDACLAQLGDRADRVMIGFNRRFDPGFAEIRTRAANGEIGDIEQVTIISRDPAAPPASYVAQSGGIFRDMTIHDFDMARFLLGDIVEVSAVGQHLDPEIEAAGDFDAAVITLTAASGAVATIINNRHCASGYDQRLEVCGSTGMLEAANHRATLVRYSGPGYTEAAAPYLNFFLERYTAAYTAELSAFVTAVEHDTPITPNVHDGRAALVIADAATHSARTGERVRLS, translated from the coding sequence ATGCTCAATATCGCCGTCATCGGAGCCGGCCGCATCGGCACCGTGCACGCCGCCGCCGTCGCCGCCCACCCCGGAACCCGACTCGCCTGGATCGCCGACCCCTTCGGCGACGGCGCCGCACGCCTGGCCGCACAATACGGTGCGAAATCCACACTGGCCGTCGACGAAGTCCTCCACGCGCCGGATGTCGACGCCGTCATCATCGGATCACCGACCCCTCTGCACGTCGACCACATCCTGGCCGCCACCGCCGCAGGCAAGAAGGTCATGTGCGAGAAGCCGGTCGACCTCGACCTCGCCCGCGTCGACGCCTGCCTCGCCCAACTCGGCGACCGCGCCGACCGCGTCATGATCGGCTTCAACCGCCGCTTCGACCCCGGATTCGCCGAGATCCGGACCCGCGCAGCCAACGGCGAGATCGGCGACATCGAACAGGTCACCATCATCAGCCGCGACCCCGCCGCGCCCCCCGCCAGCTACGTCGCCCAGTCCGGCGGGATCTTCCGCGACATGACCATCCACGACTTCGACATGGCCCGTTTCCTGCTCGGCGACATCGTCGAGGTCAGTGCCGTCGGACAGCACCTCGACCCGGAGATCGAAGCCGCCGGTGACTTCGACGCCGCCGTCATCACCCTCACCGCAGCCTCCGGTGCCGTGGCCACCATCATCAACAACCGCCACTGCGCCTCCGGATACGACCAGCGCCTCGAGGTCTGCGGATCCACGGGGATGCTGGAAGCCGCGAACCACAGGGCCACCCTCGTCCGATACTCCGGACCCGGCTACACCGAAGCCGCCGCGCCCTACCTGAACTTCTTCCTGGAGCGGTACACCGCCGCGTACACCGCCGAGCTGTCGGCCTTCGTCACCGCAGTGGAACACGACACCCCGATCACCCCGAATGTGCACGACGGTCGGGCCGCTCTGGTCATCGCCGACGCCGCCACCCACAGCGCACGTACCGGAGAACGAGTGCGGCTGTCCTGA
- a CDS encoding Gfo/Idh/MocA family protein, with protein MQDQARVGLLGIGRIGLGHAVVLRDLPRVGELVLADTLPGRAAAVAGELGVSHATIDDLFDRDRIDCLVIATGTDTHADLLVRAAEAGMPVFCEKPVAMDIAEARRAIEALETAGNLNHIGFHRRFDAGYLEAKRRLTAGELGELRRVHLLSCDMETPDPTFIPTSGGIFRDCMIHDFDILRWMTGQRVHQVYACGTAKGDPVYAASQDASDAVLLLTLEDGTLGTAHTSRYNGAGHDVRMELAGDKGGVIVGLDDRAPLRSAEPGHQDLPGPVWKDFLERFAPCYAAELSAFVDAVLDGTPSPCTAADALEALYVAMAATTSYREGRPVLVEEIRTS; from the coding sequence ATGCAGGACCAGGCGCGTGTCGGACTGCTGGGTATCGGACGGATCGGCCTAGGACATGCTGTCGTCCTGCGTGACCTTCCCCGCGTCGGGGAACTCGTCCTGGCCGACACGCTCCCCGGGCGTGCAGCTGCCGTCGCAGGCGAACTCGGCGTCTCCCACGCCACGATCGACGACCTCTTCGACCGAGACCGGATCGACTGCCTCGTCATCGCCACCGGTACCGACACCCACGCCGACCTGCTCGTCCGAGCCGCCGAGGCGGGAATGCCCGTCTTCTGCGAAAAACCGGTCGCCATGGACATCGCCGAAGCACGACGCGCCATCGAGGCCCTCGAAACCGCCGGCAACCTCAACCACATCGGCTTCCACCGTCGGTTCGACGCCGGATACCTCGAAGCCAAACGGCGCCTGACCGCAGGCGAACTCGGAGAACTGCGCCGTGTGCACCTGCTCAGCTGCGACATGGAGACCCCGGACCCGACCTTCATCCCCACCTCCGGGGGCATCTTCCGTGACTGCATGATCCACGACTTCGACATCCTGCGCTGGATGACCGGACAACGCGTCCACCAGGTCTACGCCTGTGGCACCGCCAAGGGCGACCCCGTCTACGCAGCCTCCCAGGACGCCTCCGACGCAGTGCTCCTGCTGACCCTGGAAGACGGCACCCTCGGAACCGCCCACACCTCCCGGTACAACGGTGCCGGCCACGACGTCCGCATGGAACTTGCCGGGGACAAAGGCGGCGTCATCGTCGGCCTCGACGACCGGGCACCACTCCGCTCGGCCGAACCCGGACACCAGGACCTGCCCGGCCCGGTCTGGAAAGACTTCCTGGAACGCTTCGCCCCCTGCTACGCCGCAGAACTCAGCGCCTTCGTCGACGCCGTCCTCGACGGCACACCCAGCCCCTGCACCGCCGCCGACGCCCTCGAAGCCCTCTACGTCGCCATGGCCGCCACCACCTCCTACCGCGAAGGACGCCCCGTGCTGGTCGAGGAGATCCGCACCTCCTGA
- a CDS encoding TIM barrel protein, with amino-acid sequence MKIAGAPISWGVCEVPGWGFQLTPERVLTEMKSVGLTATEFGPQGWLPEAPAERAEALKPYGLAAVGAFVPVVLHDPGHDPSEEVSRELDSFEAAGGDVLVLAAATGQDGYDDRPVLDDAGWTALLSNLDKLKALAESRGIKASLHPHVGTMIEKADEVERVMEGSRIGLCLDTGHLMIGGTDPVDLVRRHADRINHVHTKDVRQDVVAKVRSGELTYTDAVRQGIYVPLGEGDVDFSSIIKDLNKVGFDGWYVLEQDTILPGEPEGEGPVADVRSSIAFLKSLG; translated from the coding sequence ATGAAGATCGCCGGTGCACCGATTTCCTGGGGTGTCTGCGAGGTCCCGGGGTGGGGATTCCAGCTGACTCCCGAGCGGGTACTCACCGAGATGAAGTCAGTGGGGCTGACCGCCACCGAGTTCGGCCCGCAGGGCTGGCTCCCCGAAGCCCCAGCAGAGCGCGCCGAAGCGCTGAAGCCCTACGGCCTGGCCGCCGTCGGCGCCTTCGTCCCCGTCGTCCTGCACGACCCCGGACACGACCCCTCCGAGGAGGTCAGCCGTGAACTTGACTCCTTCGAAGCAGCCGGCGGAGACGTCCTGGTGCTGGCTGCCGCGACCGGACAGGACGGCTACGACGACCGACCCGTCCTGGACGACGCAGGCTGGACCGCGCTGCTCAGCAACCTGGACAAGCTCAAGGCACTCGCCGAGTCCCGGGGGATCAAGGCCAGCCTGCACCCGCACGTCGGCACCATGATCGAGAAGGCCGACGAGGTCGAGCGGGTCATGGAGGGCTCCCGGATCGGGCTGTGCCTGGACACCGGTCACCTGATGATCGGTGGCACCGACCCGGTGGACCTGGTCCGTCGCCATGCCGATCGGATCAACCACGTACACACCAAGGACGTCCGCCAGGACGTCGTCGCCAAGGTTCGCTCCGGTGAGCTGACCTACACCGACGCAGTCCGTCAAGGCATCTACGTCCCGCTGGGAGAAGGAGACGTCGACTTCTCCTCGATCATCAAGGATCTGAACAAGGTCGGCTTCGACGGCTGGTACGTCCTCGAGCAGGACACCATCCTTCCGGGTGAGCCCGAGGGCGAGGGCCCTGTCGCTGATGTACGGTCCTCCATCGCCTTCCTGAAGAGCCTGGGCTGA
- the rsmA gene encoding 16S rRNA (adenine(1518)-N(6)/adenine(1519)-N(6))-dimethyltransferase RsmA: MTCPSSGSSDKRPDVDLTELCVEPVELLGAGRIREIAGRLGIRPTKQWGQNFVVDANTVRRIVRLSEVGPQDTVVEIGPGLGSLTLAILEQAEGVTAVEIDPTLAGELPRTVSAVMAGRADRLRVVHADAMTVRELPGPAPTALVANLPYNVSVPVLLTFLERFPSIQRALVMVQMEVAERLAASPGNKVYGVPSVKASWYADVGLAGSVSRSIFWPVPNVDSGLVRLVRRQEPVGVDRQAVFACVDAAFAQRRKTLRAALSGWAGGTDRAEAALVEAGIDPRTRGEQLRVEDFARVVAAWKRQQGTAATDIG; encoded by the coding sequence ATGACATGCCCCTCTTCCGGGTCTTCGGACAAACGACCCGACGTCGATCTGACTGAGCTCTGCGTCGAACCGGTCGAGCTGTTGGGTGCTGGCCGCATCCGGGAGATCGCCGGTCGTCTAGGGATCCGTCCCACGAAACAGTGGGGCCAGAATTTCGTGGTCGACGCCAACACGGTCCGTCGGATCGTCCGGCTCTCCGAGGTGGGGCCGCAGGACACCGTGGTCGAGATCGGTCCAGGACTGGGGTCGCTGACCCTGGCGATCCTGGAACAGGCCGAGGGTGTGACCGCGGTGGAGATCGACCCGACGCTCGCCGGTGAACTGCCTCGGACGGTGTCTGCGGTGATGGCCGGACGTGCCGACCGGTTGAGGGTGGTGCATGCCGATGCCATGACGGTGCGGGAGCTTCCCGGCCCGGCGCCGACCGCTCTGGTCGCCAATCTGCCTTACAACGTCTCCGTGCCGGTTCTGTTGACCTTTCTGGAGCGTTTCCCCAGCATTCAGCGGGCCTTGGTCATGGTGCAGATGGAGGTTGCCGAGCGGCTGGCTGCATCGCCCGGAAACAAGGTTTACGGGGTTCCGAGCGTGAAGGCGTCCTGGTACGCCGACGTGGGATTGGCGGGGAGCGTTTCTCGCTCGATCTTCTGGCCGGTGCCCAATGTCGACTCCGGCTTGGTCAGATTGGTGCGTAGACAGGAACCGGTCGGCGTGGATCGCCAAGCTGTCTTCGCTTGTGTCGATGCCGCTTTCGCGCAGCGGAGGAAGACTTTGCGGGCGGCTCTGTCGGGGTGGGCCGGAGGCACTGACCGGGCGGAGGCTGCTCTGGTGGAAGCCGGGATCGACCCTCGAACCCGAGGAGAGCAGCTGCGGGTGGAGGACTTCGCCCGGGTCGTTGCCGCGTGGAAGCGGCAACAGGGCACTGCGGCCACCGACATAGGGTGA
- a CDS encoding succinate dehydrogenase cytochrome b subunit, translating to MATSTLTPTRPSPALSSIGLKIVMAISGLYLVFFVLFHMYGNLKLFAGQRAFDDYAHHLRTMFEPILPHEGFLWLFRLSLILAVGLHIYAASTLWKRANAARGTKYSAKMTVQRSLSSKAMRWGGITLFVFIIWHLAHFTVIKFTGDGRMGSDFLVDGVESPYKLVVASFQIWWVTLIYLVALCALAMHLHHGTWSAIQTLGWTNSVKARTNAKLAAVFVAVAVAGGFALTPVAILVGIIK from the coding sequence GTGGCTACTTCGACTCTGACACCTACTCGGCCGAGTCCGGCCCTCTCGTCAATCGGCTTGAAGATCGTGATGGCGATCTCCGGTCTCTATCTCGTCTTCTTCGTTCTCTTCCACATGTACGGCAACCTCAAGTTGTTCGCCGGTCAGCGCGCTTTCGATGACTATGCACACCACCTGCGGACAATGTTCGAGCCGATCCTTCCGCATGAAGGTTTTCTCTGGCTTTTCCGGCTCAGCCTGATTCTTGCGGTCGGCCTGCACATCTATGCCGCCAGCACTTTGTGGAAGCGGGCTAATGCGGCACGCGGTACCAAGTACTCCGCCAAGATGACGGTTCAGCGGAGCCTGTCCAGCAAGGCCATGCGCTGGGGCGGCATCACGCTTTTCGTCTTCATCATCTGGCACCTGGCCCACTTCACCGTGATCAAGTTCACCGGTGACGGACGGATGGGCTCGGACTTCCTGGTGGACGGCGTGGAGAGCCCGTACAAGCTGGTGGTGGCCAGCTTCCAGATCTGGTGGGTGACGTTGATCTACCTGGTGGCGCTGTGCGCGCTGGCGATGCACCTGCACCACGGGACCTGGAGCGCGATCCAGACCCTGGGATGGACCAACAGCGTGAAGGCACGCACCAACGCCAAGCTCGCCGCGGTCTTCGTGGCCGTGGCCGTGGCCGGTGGCTTCGCCTTGACCCCCGTAGCCATCCTCGTCGGCATCATCAAGTAA